aaggagagagagagcaTAGCTCCTGGATGGGGAAATGGTGCtattgatgaagacgagttcatggatgatgatatgggTGATTTATTAGCTCCTGCACCCAGGGATTTGAGTAAGCGCAGCTCTTTTTTTGAGGGCTCAGTTAACGAAAACCTTGATAGATGCACCTTATGGGCCTCAAAAGCAATTACCATCTAAAGCGACAATAAGCACCTACATATACCCCACCAATCATCCTAAGCGAGATTACCAGTTTGAGATTATACGGAATTGCTTTTTAGATAATACTCTTGTTGCTCTTCCGACAGGTTTAGGAAAAACTTTTGTGGCGGGCGTTGTCATGCTAAATTGTAAGCGATATCTGGTCAGGCCATCGCTGATCCATGCAGTCTACCGTTGGTTTCCAACTGGCAAAATCGTATTTCTTGCTCCCACACGACCTCTTGTGGCCCAACAAATTGAAGCTTGTCAACTTTCTTGTGGTATACCTAGTAGAGACGCGGCAGTTATGACAGGTGAAGGCGGAGCGAGAAAAGGCCGCGAACGTCTGGTAAGCTGCGTTAGGTAACCCCTGATACAAAAGATACTGATAACAAGCAgtgggaggaaaagagagtaTTTTATTGCACACCGCAAACGCTAGATAatgatttgaagaatggtGCAGTTGATCCGCGGGATATTGTCCTTGTGGTCCTTGGTACGTTTCTCCTGACGTATTGGGCAACAGCTAAGCATCTTCTAGACGAGGCTCACAAAGCCACTGGCAACTACGCCTATACCACGATCGTCGCCTACATAACAGCCCATCACCCGTACTTTCGTGTCTTGGCTTTGACTGCTACTCCAGGAGCGGATGTGGAAAAGGTGCAGAATGTGGTTGATGCGCTTCATATTTCGAGAATTGAAATTCGAGAGGCTGAAGCACCGGAAATCAGGAAATATATGAACACCAAGGTAAGTATGTCTGACGTTGAAGAGAGCCGGGATTGATGTTTCATCCAGCATATTGAAAAACATGTAGTAGCCATGTCGGACGTAATCATTGACTTCCGCGATCGTTTATCTGCACTCATGGTGGCAAGTTACTCCCCTTTTAtttttacttttttttctttgtcgCATATGTTTACGTCTTATCAGCCGTTCATAAAAAAGCTTGTCGACAAGGACATCCTCACTGAACGCGACCTTGATGCCAAGCGCCTGCGCCCATTCAGAATTACAGCTAAGAAGATGGAATTGGGTAAGTCGGGGCAAAGGTGGGCCTTTGGACCACTGGGAGTGTTGGACAAAATGGCAAGAGCAATGAGCCACCTTGTAAGTCTAATACTGCGGTCCATCATACAGCTACTGATTTGGACTAGCTGGAATTCTCTCTGGGCATGTTTCATTCCTCTCTTGATGAGATGGGGTCCACTGGTGGCAAGTCGAAGGCAGGCGCAGGCGGTGCGAATAGCATTGCCAATAATTTTGAGTTTCAACGACTTCAAAGGGATGTCTCGCAGGAGCTTAGCTCAATTAAGATcggaagaaatggaaaaacGGGCGCTGATCGCCATCCTAAAATGCAAAAAGCTCTAGAATTGGTAGATATATCTTGGTGGCGCTATTGACCAGCAAACGCTGATGTCCTTGCCAGATGCTTGCATATTTCTCtcaagcagaagaggaagagaatacTTTGGGTCAAAAGAATAACACTCGAGCCATGGTATTTTGCTCCTTGCGGCCTTGTGTGATGGAACTGGTGGTATGTACATTCATACTTCTCGCGTCATTTACTCACTTACAAGGCAAGGATATGTTCAATGAACACCCTAATTTGTTGAGAGCTACCAAGTTTGTAGGACAGTCGAATGGTAAAGATGAAAGGGATAAGGGCTTCAATCAAAAggaacagaagaaggtgtGCTGGGTTTGTCAATTTATTTTACTGGAGCTGATGAGAAAGTAGACTATCAACGAATTCAAAGCCGGCACGTTTAATATCTTAGTTTCAACTTCcattggtgaagaaggattaGATATTGGCGAAGTCGATTTCGTGGTGCTCTATGATATGCCTAGGCAGTCTATAAAGCTTGTTTGTATAGTCCTATTCTATCCCTCGAAAACGACTGCTAACCCTCCTTAGCTGCAACGTATTGGTCGTACTGGCCGTAAACGAGATGGCATAGTTCACGTGCTTATGTCAGAAAACCGAGAAGACATGAACTGGGACACGGCACAACAAACTCATCGCGACATCCAAGAAGAAATCCTTCATTCACGTAACCTAGAGTTGTTCGAAGACGTTGAACCTCTCATTCCTGATCGCAAAATGCCGGAGTGTTTGGAGCAGGTCATGCCTGTTGATCCTTGGAATCCTGATGATCCACAGtacaagaagatgatggatgagggagagaaagaattGAGGCGGATGCAAAGAGCTCAGCAACCACTGGCgagcagaaagaaaaagaagccaTTGGTGGATGAAGTGCCGGTGAATGCTAAAGGTTTCACAAGTGTGCGGGATCTTTTGAGGGAGGCTGATAAAGTGCTATTGAGGCCGGAtacagaagaagaggatggagaggttgatggtggcaaaggcaaaggcaagggTAAGGGCAAGGCGAAAGCAAAGGAATCAGCTGCAGCGAAGATTAAGCACAGAGCTAGGAAGAGGGCTAGAACCCCTTCCCCTATACAAACTGAATCggaagacggagaagaTCAAAGCATGGAAGCATTGTTTAGTGCtctcaagaaggaggaccGTACAGGAGAACCATCatcaaagaggaaggccCCAGTCGCAAAGGCTGCTTTGGTCATGAAACGGCCCCGAAAGTCTTCACCTGATCTTTCGATCCCTTCGTTAGCGGAGACTGAATCTGCTGCGAAAGCACTAATTTCCACTGGAAAACCTACTGTCGATGCCCTCCAAGCGGAGCACGGTGTAGTATCGGAAGTTGACTCTGACAATATTCCT
This genomic window from Cryptococcus deuterogattii R265 chromosome 12, complete sequence contains:
- a CDS encoding ATP-dependent DNA helicase MPH1, which translates into the protein MSEDEFGDDSIFLDDSFLRQVDTISAQVTAGSSCSRIGGLRSASSIARNSRPATAISKTKSHNEVSPRRTQNVHGVGRTFSAPGPISKPLSHHCSAAISRQQAVSKVPVQPSSDDYDLIDIPTESLAAFDAIISNPPKKPSHSAFSGFPPKPSTSALSSRNTSGPSRPSSSSARHPVSSNRQDNFHQTHLNWRSESRYTKGKRWDRTQFAKTGRRIISLAGRDKVSGGKGKERESIAPGWGNGAIDEDEFMDDDMGDLLAPAPRDLNAPYGPQKQLPSKATISTYIYPTNHPKRDYQFEIIRNCFLDNTLVALPTGLGKTFVAGVVMLNFYRWFPTGKIVFLAPTRPLVAQQIEACQLSCGIPSRDAAVMTGEGGARKGRERLWEEKRVFYCTPQTLDNDLKNGAVDPRDIVLVVLDEAHKATGNYAYTTIVAYITAHHPYFRVLALTATPGADVEKVQNVVDALHISRIEIREAEAPEIRKYMNTKHIEKHVVAMSDVIIDFRDRLSALMVPFIKKLVDKDILTERDLDAKRLRPFRITAKKMELGKSGQRWAFGPLGVLDKMARAMSHLLEFSLGMFHSSLDEMGSTGGKSKAGAGGANSIANNFEFQRLQRDVSQELSSIKIGRNGKTGADRHPKMQKALELMLAYFSQAEEEENTLGQKNNTRAMVFCSLRPCVMELVDMFNEHPNLLRATKFVGQSNGKDERDKGFNQKEQKKTINEFKAGTFNILVSTSIGEEGLDIGEVDFVVLYDMPRQSIKLLQRIGRTGRKRDGIVHVLMSENREDMNWDTAQQTHRDIQEEILHSRNLELFEDVEPLIPDRKMPECLEQVMPVDPWNPDDPQYKKMMDEGEKELRRMQRAQQPLASRKKKKPLVDEVPVNAKGFTSVRDLLREADKVLLRPDTEEEDGEVDGGKGKGKGKGKAKAKESAAAKIKHRARKRARTPSPIQTESEDGEDQSMEALFSALKKEDRTGEPSSKRKAPVAKAALVMKRPRKSSPDLSIPSLAETESAAKALISTGKPTVDALQAEHGVVSEVDSDNIPVSLPQPALSKALSPQPPSTTPEHANAMQRKSIQQKRAEAAEKRRLAEARAAEARQRHVQQPLQQQNQQNQQKKEQDQAGLDFFHAEGPLRRGLEPLVDASSSPEKVASSSPQKSRFSSPCKGAIDDEILLPPSPPQRPNSKPNGNKLSPRTAAAAGFSQIDPIDLSWDGDDDDEADAAHWQVSPSHLVRPLLPKTPGSSVNPRPDMPPPPVPSTSRRSILASSPFAPPSEPRAMSTSVEDTQFPVRSIGMARRRIVLPSPEENNSPVGRAMNTYANPSKVQSSGVVDPDSSPMMAVGARRRPGRLRRRIAIDPSSSPVRDEPSGRSHQPHARVGGRERRRGDGRQGGKNKKGPIGNFMDLDAELSGNDSGDTSEHSASSVANSSDLNFANDFAPTQAPKGYNQRAIYLAGLSTQAQGHGLQFKRDMAKEREEFLQRARRPVYITDEEDGGPRRRSSEDEYELGSFIVDDEEDVGFISHSDPLFD